The Chloroflexota bacterium genome has a window encoding:
- a CDS encoding MFS transporter, with product MPSPATGLLGLLLRVPAFGGLQYREFRLLLAAQFGNSMGIWMDQVARGWLLYDLTGSTVDLGLVSAVKVLPLLLLSPVAGTMADRYGRKTQLIVAQTLNALANLILGTLVISRRIEPWHVFATGFVVAVVQVFEVPARQAMISETVDRAHLTNAIGLMSMVFNVSRSLGPAVAGGLIAVMGPGGSYLVQALIYAASTQWTVQLRVPDRPPVTSEAGRSFAATTFAGWSYVVHHASIRSVLLVLALVGTFGMSFGTLLPVFARDILQVGSAGQGFMLTAMGIGAIVASFLVASFGETLPKGALIVSAAAVYGLGVMLFAHSTAFPLSMLLMIGIGSANVTSATLTQTVVQGHSSKEMRGRVMGVFQQNQILITLGSVLAGALAATWTSQTALTIMGAILSASALGILFANPQIRRIR from the coding sequence TTGCCCTCCCCAGCCACGGGCCTGCTCGGGCTGCTGCTGCGCGTGCCCGCGTTTGGAGGGCTTCAATATCGGGAGTTTCGGCTCTTGCTCGCCGCGCAGTTCGGCAACAGCATGGGCATCTGGATGGACCAGGTGGCCCGAGGCTGGCTCTTGTACGACCTGACGGGTTCGACGGTGGACCTCGGGCTTGTGAGCGCGGTCAAGGTCCTCCCCCTCCTCCTGCTCTCGCCCGTGGCGGGAACGATGGCCGACCGCTACGGGCGGAAGACGCAGCTCATCGTAGCGCAGACTCTGAACGCCCTGGCCAATCTCATCCTGGGCACCCTCGTGATCAGCCGTCGGATCGAGCCGTGGCACGTGTTCGCCACGGGGTTCGTGGTCGCCGTTGTGCAGGTGTTCGAAGTGCCCGCCCGGCAGGCGATGATCTCGGAGACCGTCGATCGCGCCCATCTCACCAACGCCATCGGCCTCATGTCGATGGTCTTCAACGTCAGTCGCAGCCTGGGCCCAGCCGTCGCGGGCGGCCTCATCGCCGTCATGGGACCGGGCGGCTCCTACCTCGTGCAGGCGCTCATCTACGCCGCCTCAACCCAGTGGACAGTCCAGCTCCGCGTCCCGGACCGACCGCCCGTCACGTCGGAGGCGGGGCGATCCTTCGCGGCGACCACGTTCGCCGGGTGGAGCTACGTCGTGCACCACGCGTCCATTCGCAGTGTTCTTCTGGTGCTCGCGCTCGTCGGGACGTTCGGGATGTCGTTCGGGACACTGCTGCCGGTGTTTGCGCGCGACATTCTGCAGGTCGGATCGGCGGGCCAGGGGTTCATGCTCACGGCGATGGGAATCGGCGCGATCGTTGCGTCTTTCCTCGTCGCCTCCTTCGGCGAAACGCTCCCCAAAGGCGCACTGATCGTGTCCGCGGCCGCAGTCTATGGGCTCGGCGTTATGCTCTTCGCCCATTCGACGGCATTCCCGCTCTCGATGCTCCTCATGATCGGCATCGGATCCGCCAACGTGACCTCCGCGACCCTCACGCAGACCGTCGTCCAGGGCCATTCCAGCAAAGAGATGCGCGGCCGGGTCATGGGCGTCTTCCAACAAAACCAGATCCTCATCACCCTGGGGAGCGTCCTAGCAGGCGCGCTGGCCGCCACCTGGACATCGCAAACGGCGCTCACCATCATGGGTGCAATCCTGTCCGCGTCGGCGCTCGGCATCCTTTTCGCGAACCCCCAGATTCGGCGCATTCGGTAG
- the groES gene encoding co-chaperone GroES, with amino-acid sequence MAKLQPLGDRVVIKPMSREEVTKSGIVLPDTAQEKPQEGEVIAVGPGRTLENGQRQPIEMKEGDRVLFSKYAGTEFKLDEDELLVLSERDVLALVQ; translated from the coding sequence ATGGCCAAATTGCAGCCGCTCGGCGACCGGGTTGTCATCAAGCCGATGTCCCGCGAGGAAGTGACCAAGAGCGGCATTGTGCTGCCTGACACAGCCCAGGAAAAGCCGCAGGAGGGCGAAGTCATCGCCGTTGGCCCGGGACGAACCCTCGAAAACGGTCAGCGCCAACCGATCGAGATGAAGGAGGGCGATCGCGTCCTGTTCTCCAAGTATGCCGGCACGGAGTTCAAGCTCGACGAGGACGAGCTCCTCGTGCTCTCCGAGCGGGACGTGCTGGCCCTCGTTCAATAA
- a CDS encoding aspartate/glutamate racemase family protein produces MRIMVLNQTPEDPTNGEYAERVIPILRSYASPGTEVDLCFPDDYPGAALSQVMNSQGIRSELDYHVSTPALIKKIVWAQQNGYDAVVQSNNFDPGVEAARFAVRIPVIGICRTSVHVAASLADRIGITVPFDHYALLTRRLLQSYGLLHHVIDIRSMALGGVPRGEQVAVQRPIIFERAVEQMRALARETGAECIVPLGGAVIPYIVSPVDLEREVGVPVLNPKAIGIYVAEMCVRGGMSQSPIAYPAPRLVAEDFEAFAHAPAGAGRA; encoded by the coding sequence ATGCGAATTATGGTCCTGAACCAGACGCCGGAAGACCCAACAAATGGCGAATACGCGGAGCGCGTCATCCCGATCCTCCGCAGCTACGCGTCGCCCGGAACCGAAGTGGACCTCTGTTTCCCCGACGACTACCCGGGCGCCGCGCTCTCGCAGGTCATGAACAGCCAGGGAATCCGATCCGAGCTGGACTACCACGTCTCGACCCCGGCCCTGATCAAGAAGATCGTTTGGGCCCAGCAGAACGGCTACGACGCCGTCGTGCAGAGCAACAATTTCGACCCTGGCGTCGAGGCCGCGCGGTTCGCCGTTCGCATCCCGGTCATCGGGATCTGCCGCACCAGCGTGCATGTGGCGGCGAGCCTCGCCGATCGGATCGGCATCACCGTTCCGTTCGATCACTACGCGCTCCTCACGCGGCGGCTCCTGCAGAGCTACGGCCTCCTCCACCACGTGATCGACATCCGCTCCATGGCGCTGGGCGGCGTGCCGCGCGGCGAACAGGTGGCCGTTCAGAGGCCCATCATTTTCGAGCGAGCGGTGGAGCAGATGCGAGCCCTGGCGCGCGAGACGGGCGCGGAGTGCATCGTGCCCCTCGGGGGCGCCGTCATCCCTTACATCGTGTCGCCCGTCGATCTGGAGCGGGAGGTGGGCGTGCCGGTGCTGAACCCGAAGGCGATCGGCATCTACGTCGCCGAGATGTGCGTGCGCGGCGGTATGTCGCAGAGCCCGATCGCATATCCGGCTCCTCGGCTCGTGGCGGAGGACTTCGAGGCCTTCGCACATGCGCCAGCCGGGGCAGGGCGCGCATGA
- a CDS encoding VOC family protein: protein MTDAHEPPGLSHIGLRTADLDRAARFYTRALPGAVLRRRDEPDRRVWVRVLGVTLEIAEVAGWKPLDEAQRRALPQIGLLVGPRELDQIVNRLDAAGVPHHGPTLKMAGQAVGVYFSDCDGNPFSLSCPEGYPSAGLPRNARMWFPSPWTWAEPVGD from the coding sequence ATGACCGACGCGCACGAACCCCCGGGCCTGTCCCACATCGGGCTTCGCACCGCGGACCTCGACCGCGCCGCGCGCTTCTACACGCGAGCGCTTCCGGGCGCTGTCCTACGGCGACGCGACGAGCCCGACCGCAGAGTCTGGGTGCGCGTGCTTGGCGTGACCCTGGAGATCGCAGAAGTGGCGGGCTGGAAGCCGCTGGACGAGGCGCAGCGCCGTGCGCTCCCACAGATTGGGCTGCTCGTCGGCCCACGGGAGCTGGACCAGATCGTCAACCGCCTCGACGCCGCCGGCGTTCCCCACCACGGACCTACCCTCAAAATGGCCGGTCAGGCGGTGGGCGTCTACTTTTCCGACTGCGACGGGAACCCGTTCTCCCTCTCGTGTCCGGAGGGGTACCCGAGCGCCGGGTTGCCGCGAAACGCCCGGATGTGGTTCCCATCTCCGTGGACATGGGCGGAGCCGGTCGGCGACTGA
- a CDS encoding response regulator transcription factor, with protein MKLLVIDDDPAVCDALRVSFTFQRHDCRVGAAEDGRAGLQAFFEQQPDVVVLDIGLPKMNGLEVLARIREAAHTPVIILSARDGELDIVRALEMGADDYVTKPFSCLELMARIRAQARRVDAGARISTDPETFSADGLTIHFPSQEVRVNGVRVPLTNTEYRLLYHLVRNAGRVMPHRTLLQLAWGSESYGTDVVRVYVSRLRSKLEPNCENPRYIFTKAGLGYLFMGPQSDGDDSDVTDELDEVPDIRRAITLARPARDTDEREAVARTSLAAS; from the coding sequence ATGAAACTTCTCGTCATCGACGACGACCCCGCCGTGTGCGACGCGCTTCGCGTCTCGTTCACCTTCCAACGGCACGACTGTCGGGTCGGCGCCGCTGAGGATGGGCGCGCCGGGCTCCAGGCGTTCTTCGAGCAGCAGCCAGACGTTGTCGTGCTGGACATCGGCCTGCCCAAGATGAACGGGCTCGAGGTACTCGCGCGAATTCGAGAAGCGGCGCATACCCCTGTCATCATCCTGTCGGCTCGCGATGGCGAGCTGGACATCGTACGCGCGCTCGAGATGGGAGCGGACGACTACGTGACCAAGCCCTTCAGCTGCCTCGAGCTCATGGCTCGGATCCGCGCTCAGGCGCGGCGGGTGGACGCGGGCGCGCGCATCAGCACCGATCCGGAGACGTTCAGCGCCGACGGGCTCACCATCCACTTCCCGAGCCAGGAGGTGCGGGTCAACGGCGTTCGCGTTCCCCTGACGAACACCGAGTATCGGCTCCTCTATCACTTGGTTCGCAATGCTGGCCGCGTCATGCCGCACCGAACCCTGCTCCAGCTCGCCTGGGGTTCGGAAAGCTACGGCACAGATGTGGTTCGCGTGTACGTCAGCCGGCTTCGATCCAAGCTAGAGCCCAACTGCGAAAATCCGCGGTACATCTTCACCAAGGCAGGGCTCGGATACCTGTTCATGGGGCCCCAGAGCGACGGCGACGACAGCGACGTGACCGACGAGCTGGACGAGGTACCCGACATCCGGCGTGCGATTACCCTCGCTCGCCCAGCGCGAGATACGGACGAGCGCGAGGCGGTCGCGAGAACGTCACTGGCCGCCAGCTAA
- the groL gene encoding chaperonin GroEL (60 kDa chaperone family; promotes refolding of misfolded polypeptides especially under stressful conditions; forms two stacked rings of heptamers to form a barrel-shaped 14mer; ends can be capped by GroES; misfolded proteins enter the barrel where they are refolded when GroES binds), giving the protein MPAKQLIYSEKARDSLKRGMDTLADAVKITLGPKGRNVVLDKKFGPPTITNDGVTIAKEIELEDPFEDMGAQLLKEAATKTNDVAGDGTTTATVLAQAIISEGFKNVAAGANPMYLKQGIEKGVDAIVGALKDMSLPVQGKKEISQVASISAADQEIGDLIADVMDKVGKDGVITVEESKTLKYETEFVEGMQFDRGYISPHFVTNTERMEVELEDPRILITDKKISAITDILPILEGFIQSGQRNLVIIAEDVDGEALATLVVNKLRGTLNVVAVKAPGFGDRRKAMLEDIAILTAGAVITEEAGRRLDQAGPQDLGTARRVVVNKDNTTIIEGAGTDQAIQARIQQIRAQIDTTTSEFDKEKLQERLAKLAGGVAVIRVGGATEVELKEKKHRVEDALSATRAAVEEGIVPGGGVAFVNAVSALDKVLTDNADVRTGVNILRRALEEPIRRIAYNAGQEGSVIIEEIRRRNQPRLGYDAARGEFADMVDRGIIDPLKVTRSGLENAASAASMILTTETLVTDVPQPEPPPMPHSHDMDF; this is encoded by the coding sequence ATGCCGGCCAAGCAGCTCATCTACAGTGAAAAGGCGCGCGATTCGCTGAAGCGCGGGATGGATACCCTCGCCGATGCTGTGAAGATCACCCTCGGCCCCAAGGGCCGCAACGTTGTGCTCGACAAGAAATTTGGCCCGCCAACAATTACCAACGACGGGGTCACCATCGCCAAGGAGATCGAGCTGGAGGACCCCTTCGAGGACATGGGGGCGCAGCTCCTGAAGGAAGCCGCCACCAAGACGAACGACGTCGCGGGCGATGGGACGACGACCGCCACCGTGCTGGCGCAGGCCATCATCAGCGAGGGGTTCAAGAACGTCGCTGCGGGCGCCAACCCCATGTACCTGAAGCAGGGAATCGAGAAAGGCGTTGACGCGATCGTGGGAGCGCTGAAGGACATGAGCCTCCCGGTTCAGGGCAAGAAGGAGATCTCGCAGGTCGCGTCGATCTCCGCGGCCGACCAGGAGATCGGCGACCTCATCGCCGACGTCATGGACAAGGTGGGGAAAGACGGCGTCATCACCGTCGAGGAGTCCAAAACCCTCAAGTACGAGACCGAATTCGTCGAGGGGATGCAGTTCGACCGGGGCTACATCAGCCCGCATTTCGTGACCAACACCGAGCGCATGGAAGTCGAGCTTGAGGATCCGCGCATCCTCATCACCGATAAGAAGATCAGCGCCATCACCGACATCCTCCCGATTCTTGAGGGCTTCATCCAGTCCGGGCAGCGCAACCTCGTCATCATCGCCGAGGACGTCGACGGCGAGGCGCTCGCGACCCTCGTGGTCAACAAGCTGCGGGGCACGCTGAACGTCGTCGCGGTGAAGGCGCCGGGCTTTGGCGACCGGCGGAAGGCAATGCTCGAGGACATTGCGATCCTCACGGCGGGCGCTGTTATCACCGAGGAGGCGGGTCGGCGACTCGACCAGGCCGGGCCCCAGGATCTCGGGACGGCGCGCCGCGTGGTCGTCAACAAGGACAACACAACGATCATCGAGGGAGCTGGAACGGACCAGGCGATCCAGGCGCGCATCCAGCAGATCCGCGCCCAGATCGATACCACCACCTCCGAGTTCGACAAGGAAAAGCTCCAGGAGCGACTGGCCAAGCTGGCCGGCGGTGTCGCCGTGATCCGCGTTGGCGGCGCCACCGAGGTGGAGCTGAAGGAGAAGAAGCACCGGGTTGAGGATGCCCTCTCGGCGACACGCGCGGCTGTCGAAGAAGGCATCGTGCCCGGTGGCGGCGTGGCTTTCGTCAACGCGGTGAGCGCGTTGGACAAGGTGCTGACCGACAATGCCGACGTGCGCACCGGCGTCAACATCCTCCGCCGCGCGCTCGAGGAGCCCATTCGCCGCATCGCGTACAATGCCGGCCAGGAAGGCTCCGTGATCATCGAGGAGATCCGCCGGCGCAACCAGCCGCGTCTCGGCTACGACGCGGCGCGGGGGGAGTTCGCCGACATGGTCGACCGCGGCATCATCGATCCCCTGAAGGTCACCCGGTCCGGTCTGGAAAACGCGGCGTCGGCCGCGTCGATGATTCTGACCACGGAGACGCTCGTCACCGACGTTCCTCAGCCGGAGCCGCCGCCCATGCCGCACAGCCACGACATGGATTTCTAG
- a CDS encoding response regulator transcription factor, which produces MKILIVDDDEQILDAVSVGFQMQWQDCSVSSATDGEAGLQRFYEEDPDVVVLDVAMPGKNGFEVLQEIRRISDVPVIMLTAHGEEMQQVRGLELGADDYVVKPFSHLALLARVKAVLRRAELPPPARALPDFVAGPLAINFQNHQVAIKGEQVKLTPVEYKLLYHLVRNAGRLMPHQALLDRVWGPDYGATPDYLKVFISRLRAKIEPDADGPKYIENERGLGYRFVRPKDAAPAPASTAANGEQH; this is translated from the coding sequence ATGAAAATTCTCATCGTGGATGACGACGAGCAGATCCTCGACGCCGTATCGGTCGGATTCCAAATGCAATGGCAGGATTGCTCCGTGTCCTCGGCCACGGACGGCGAGGCCGGCCTGCAGCGCTTCTACGAAGAGGACCCGGACGTGGTGGTCCTCGACGTCGCCATGCCCGGCAAGAACGGCTTCGAGGTTCTCCAGGAGATCCGGCGAATCTCCGACGTGCCGGTGATCATGCTGACCGCTCACGGCGAAGAGATGCAGCAGGTGCGCGGCCTGGAGCTGGGGGCGGACGACTACGTGGTCAAGCCCTTTAGCCATCTGGCGCTCCTGGCGCGCGTCAAGGCCGTGCTTCGCCGCGCGGAGCTGCCTCCGCCTGCCCGCGCTCTCCCGGACTTCGTGGCCGGGCCGCTGGCCATTAACTTCCAGAACCATCAGGTGGCGATCAAGGGCGAGCAGGTGAAGCTGACACCCGTCGAGTACAAGCTCCTGTATCACCTCGTGCGCAACGCCGGGCGCCTGATGCCCCACCAGGCCCTGCTCGACCGCGTCTGGGGTCCCGACTATGGCGCCACGCCAGACTACCTGAAGGTGTTCATCAGTCGGCTGCGCGCCAAGATCGAGCCCGACGCCGACGGGCCGAAGTACATCGAGAACGAGCGCGGGCTGGGTTACCGATTCGTTCGGCCGAAGGACGCCGCGCCAGCCCCCGCCTCAACGGCAGCGAACGGCGAGCAGCACTGA
- a CDS encoding Rieske 2Fe-2S domain-containing protein — protein MLSTEENALLTRTGPGTPMGELFRRFWLPALLSEELPNSDCPPIRLRLLCEDLVAFRDSTGRVGILGAHCPHRGASLFFGRNEERGLRCVYHGWKFDADGHCVDMPNEPPESNFKDKVHAPSYPTRERAGLIWIYMGPADRRPSLPELEWARVPDDHRLVAKWLQETNYLQGFEGDIDTSHASFLHTYLDPSQSPGDRTIRPDLKAADRAPKIIVDQTDYGFRYGAKRRVGDGTFNWRITQWLMPTYSLIGFIDFPANGRCWIPIDDEHTWTFFFHFHPERPLTEKERASFASGRAFPPHLIPGTYRPLRNRENEYMLDRELQRTSTYTGIYGVNDQDRAIQESMGAIYDRTQEHLATADTAVIAARRRLIQAVRDLQRGIEPYPASHGDLYHVRALDAVTNHDDMRALLADFGDRVVASV, from the coding sequence ATGCTCTCCACGGAAGAGAACGCGCTGCTGACCCGCACCGGCCCGGGCACGCCGATGGGAGAGCTGTTTCGGCGGTTTTGGCTCCCCGCCCTCCTCTCCGAGGAGCTACCCAATTCGGACTGTCCTCCGATCCGGCTGCGCCTGCTCTGCGAGGACCTCGTTGCCTTTCGCGACTCAACAGGGCGCGTGGGAATCCTCGGGGCCCACTGCCCGCACCGAGGCGCGTCGCTCTTCTTCGGCCGCAACGAAGAGCGCGGGCTGCGTTGCGTCTACCATGGCTGGAAGTTCGACGCGGACGGCCATTGCGTCGACATGCCCAACGAGCCACCGGAGAGCAATTTCAAGGACAAAGTTCACGCTCCCTCCTACCCCACCCGCGAGCGTGCCGGCCTCATCTGGATCTACATGGGCCCCGCCGACCGGCGTCCATCGCTACCGGAGCTGGAGTGGGCGCGCGTGCCCGACGACCATCGGCTCGTCGCCAAGTGGCTCCAGGAAACCAATTACCTCCAGGGCTTCGAGGGCGACATTGACACGTCTCACGCATCGTTCCTGCACACCTATCTCGACCCCAGCCAATCGCCGGGCGACCGGACCATTCGCCCCGACCTCAAGGCCGCCGACCGAGCGCCCAAAATCATCGTGGATCAGACGGACTACGGCTTTCGCTATGGGGCAAAGCGGCGCGTGGGCGACGGGACCTTCAACTGGCGGATCACCCAGTGGCTCATGCCAACGTACAGTCTGATCGGCTTTATCGACTTCCCCGCCAACGGTCGCTGCTGGATCCCCATCGACGACGAACACACCTGGACATTCTTTTTCCACTTCCACCCCGAGCGGCCACTCACTGAGAAGGAGCGGGCAAGCTTCGCCTCGGGGCGCGCCTTCCCACCGCACCTCATCCCGGGCACCTATCGTCCGCTGCGCAACCGGGAGAACGAGTACATGCTGGACCGCGAGCTGCAGCGCACCTCGACGTACACGGGCATCTACGGGGTCAACGATCAGGACCGGGCCATCCAGGAGAGCATGGGCGCCATCTACGACCGAACACAGGAGCACCTGGCGACCGCCGACACCGCCGTGATTGCCGCACGCCGGCGGCTCATCCAGGCGGTGCGCGACCTTCAGCGCGGCATCGAGCCGTATCCCGCATCCCACGGCGACCTGTACCACGTGCGGGCGCTGGACGCGGTCACCAACCACGATGACATGCGCGCGCTGCTCGCCGACTTCGGGGACCGCGTCGTCGCGAGCGTTTGA
- the tsaD gene encoding tRNA (adenosine(37)-N6)-threonylcarbamoyltransferase complex transferase subunit TsaD — translation MTRVLAIESSCDETAAAVVRDGRWIEGDAVASQIALHRPYGGVVPEVASRAHVQALLPVIHDAMEQAEVGWSDIDVIAATRGPGLAGSLLIGFNCAKALAFGRELPFVAVNHLEGHIYANWLAPSTAEATPPPAPEFPLLCLVVSGGHSDMVLMRSHGDLTRLGHTRDDAAGEAFDKVARILGLGFPGGPAIQAAAELGDPSRYPLARAWLKGSHDFSFSGVKTAVLRLTQSFGDGPIPVADIAAAFQESVADVLSAKTAQAAEEFGARQVAVAGGVAANSRLRAMVAERSAVPVLLPSLRYCTDNAAMIASAGYFRYRDGARADLDTDVSANLPIATSG, via the coding sequence ATGACGCGCGTGCTGGCAATCGAAAGCTCCTGCGACGAGACTGCCGCCGCCGTCGTGCGCGACGGCCGGTGGATCGAGGGGGACGCGGTCGCGAGCCAAATCGCGTTGCACCGTCCGTACGGCGGCGTCGTCCCGGAAGTAGCATCGCGCGCCCACGTGCAGGCATTGCTCCCGGTCATCCACGATGCGATGGAGCAGGCGGAGGTCGGCTGGAGCGACATCGACGTCATCGCCGCCACCCGCGGGCCTGGGCTCGCCGGGTCCCTGCTCATTGGGTTCAACTGTGCCAAGGCCCTCGCCTTCGGCAGAGAGCTGCCCTTCGTCGCCGTCAACCACCTCGAGGGGCACATCTACGCGAACTGGCTGGCGCCGTCCACGGCCGAAGCTACACCGCCGCCCGCGCCGGAGTTTCCCCTGCTCTGCCTCGTCGTCTCCGGCGGCCACAGCGATATGGTTCTGATGCGGAGTCACGGCGACCTCACGCGACTCGGCCACACGCGGGACGACGCCGCGGGTGAGGCGTTCGATAAAGTCGCGCGGATCCTCGGCCTCGGGTTTCCCGGCGGACCTGCCATCCAGGCGGCTGCCGAGCTTGGAGACCCGTCTCGATATCCCCTTGCCCGGGCCTGGCTGAAGGGGAGCCACGACTTTAGCTTCAGCGGTGTCAAGACCGCGGTGCTGCGCCTGACGCAGTCCTTCGGGGACGGGCCCATTCCCGTTGCGGACATCGCGGCGGCGTTCCAGGAGTCGGTCGCCGATGTCCTCTCCGCGAAGACGGCCCAGGCGGCGGAGGAGTTCGGCGCGCGGCAGGTCGCGGTCGCGGGCGGTGTCGCGGCCAACTCGCGCCTGCGGGCGATGGTGGCCGAGCGCTCAGCAGTTCCGGTATTGCTGCCGTCGCTGCGCTATTGCACCGACAACGCCGCCATGATCGCGAGCGCGGGCTATTTTCGATACCGCGACGGCGCCCGCGCCGATCTCGACACGGACGTGTCGGCGAACTTGCCCATCGCCACCTCTGGTTAG
- a CDS encoding HAMP domain-containing sensor histidine kinase, whose translation MSAQSLSSHSIDSPDRSDGLTSLVSGGEEFISRIAHDLRTPLAAIKAAIGVVIANEPPGTTDPIRRMLHNIDHAADQMNSLIANASELSRLTTGRDEIHLGPTNLGDVAIRAAKAAEASARRLDQHVDVHVPSAPRPIMADARRVERAVLNMIENAQRFGPRGGAISVSVDQRHDETVISIEDQGPGVAAADRDRVFSGQADGSSRVGLGLPVARVIAELHGGRVWVDDAPGAGAAFHFAVPNRVAAQSDLSGPARGFKDGDS comes from the coding sequence ATGAGCGCGCAAAGCTTGAGCTCCCACTCCATCGACTCCCCCGATCGAAGCGATGGGCTCACATCGCTCGTTTCCGGTGGGGAGGAGTTTATCTCGCGCATCGCCCATGACTTGCGCACGCCCTTGGCGGCTATCAAGGCGGCGATCGGCGTCGTGATTGCCAACGAGCCGCCGGGCACGACGGACCCCATTCGACGCATGCTCCACAACATCGACCACGCCGCGGACCAGATGAACAGCCTTATCGCAAATGCGTCCGAGCTGTCGCGCCTCACCACGGGACGCGACGAAATCCATCTCGGGCCCACCAACCTCGGGGACGTGGCGATTCGGGCGGCGAAGGCGGCGGAGGCGAGCGCCCGACGGCTGGACCAGCACGTCGACGTGCACGTGCCGTCCGCGCCAAGACCGATCATGGCGGACGCGCGCCGCGTGGAACGCGCGGTGTTGAACATGATCGAGAATGCCCAGCGATTTGGCCCCCGAGGCGGCGCGATCTCCGTGTCGGTCGATCAACGCCACGACGAGACGGTGATTTCGATCGAGGACCAGGGGCCAGGAGTAGCGGCCGCGGACCGCGACCGCGTCTTCTCCGGCCAGGCCGACGGTTCGAGTCGTGTCGGACTCGGCCTGCCCGTCGCGCGCGTAATCGCCGAGCTTCACGGCGGCCGAGTCTGGGTGGACGACGCGCCCGGGGCGGGCGCAGCCTTCCACTTCGCGGTCCCAAACCGCGTGGCCGCACAATCCGATCTCTCTGGACCAGCGCGCGGCTTCAAGGATGGTGACTCATGA